The Thermococcus sp. genomic interval CTCAACCAGTCGAAGGATTACATAAGCAGGGGGATGTACTACACCGCCCTCAGCAAGGACTTCCAGGCGAGGATAATCATAAGGCACGTTGACTGGTATCTCAGGATAAACACCCCCCAGGACGTCGAGAAACTCCTGAAGAATACCAGCGAGACTATAAAGGAGGCAGAATCCTACGTTGAGAACCAGAGCATAAGGGGCATAACAATGCTTCAGGCCATAGCGGCCGCGGAGGAGAGGGTTGAAGACGCCAAAAGCGCTCTTGACAGCGCATGGAAGTACTACTACTCCGGAGACTACTGGGACTCTGTAGGTGAGGCCGCCTACGCTTATGAGCGGGCGAAAACAGCAATATTTTGGGCCGAGCTCGGAAAGTACTTTGCAAGGGGAGAGCCCATAAAGAAGGACCTAATCAAGGTCACCGCAAGGGACTACATAGACGAGTCCGACCTTATAGTGGCATACATTGAGTCCATGTACGGCAACGTTCTGGGAAACAGCCTCACTGACACCATAGAAAAGGCCCAGCAGTACTACGACGACGGAAAGTACTCCGCGGCGCTCTTTACAGCAATGCAGGCACGCGTTCAGGGTGAGGTCTTCCTTGATACACTCGCCATAACTAACTGGACAGTCCTTATGGACAAGCTCAACATGGTAAAGGAGGATGCGAAAACCGCGATAGGAATAGCCGAGGAGAACAACATAACGCCAATACTCGCGATAGCCTACTACGAGTTCGCCCAGAGCTTCGAGGAGCTGGCAAAGAAGAACCAGAGCATTGATAACCTTGAGACGGCTATGACATTCTACATGTATGCAAAGGAAACCGCCAATCTGTTCCTGTCAACGCCCCTGAGCCCTGTTCCAAAGGTCCCCACCGGCAACACAGTTCCGGAGATAAGCGTCCCGAGTGCGACAAAAACGACAACTCCAACCCCAGTGAAAACAGCGGGCGGAGCCGATTACGGTCTTGTGGGACTCTTCGTGGTCATAGCCTTTGTTGTGGGCTTAGCCGTTGGGAGAAAGGTTTAGCCCGGAGAGGCTTTCACCCCTCTCTTCTTTAACAACTCCACCTCCCATTCGGCCAAACTCGGGCATATCGTGCAACCGAGCCGGTAAAAACCCTCGTAGTAGAGGGGATGTAACTCGAAGCCCCTCATAAGGATGAACAGTTGGGTCATAAACCCGCTCCAGAACTTCACAGGCATGACCTCAAGAATTTTCCCGAAGCCGGTTTTCCTCTCCACCACGGGTGGCTTCAGCCTCCTCCTCGCGCTCTCGCCGTCCCTGTCTCCGACGAGGAGAACAGGCCTTTCAAACTCAGAGACGACGGAATAGAGGGCTTCGACTTTCTTTTTCGTGCACCACCTGTTTTTGTGGGTCGGCATGCCGTACTTCTCGATTGGCATTGGGACGTCAACGCGGATTAAATCAACGCCGAGTCTTTTGGCGAGGCCTTCAACGTACTCGTCCGTTTCGGGCATCTCGTACTCCATTCTCACGTACACGGCAGTTACTTTGCTGAAGGTCTCCTTGGCAATGATTAACGTCGCGGTTGAGTCCTTTCCGCCGCTCCAGGGGACGATGACGTCGTAATCTTGGAAGGTTTCGAGGAACGCCCTTGAAGCGTTTGCAAAGGCTTCAATGTAGCTCCTGTTGAGCTCGATTAGGGAATCCAGAGAAACGTCCTCAACGCAGGGACAGCGCCAGAGCACTTCGGTTGGAAAGCCGAGCTTTTTACTGACTTCCGCAACCTTGTTCGGCCCGGAGAAATAGACCTCCTGATTCATGGTCTTTCTCAGAACGAGGGAGTTCTCACCGAGCTCAACGCCGAGAATTGACCGCATAGACCTTCTAAAGCCATCCCCAATTGCCAGGTAGATATCGTAGTCTGGATTTAGCTCGATTCCAAACGGATTTTCGGGGTTTAAAGCGTATGCATCGTTCCACTCAATTCCAAGCCTGAAGCGGGCCTTTATCTCCTCGATGTGTGAGTACAGCTCGTCAACGCGCATGTTTCTGACACGCTTTGTTCTCAGGAGCCTCGCATAGAACGGCTTTGCGGAGTCCCTCAGAACAGGAAGGAGTTCCTCCATAAGTTCTTTTTCCTTCTCGCCGAGGAGGAGAACAGGGATGTAAGGTTCCCTAATGGCTCTCTCAAGGTTTTCAAGGACTTCCTCCTTTTTCCTTCCACCGCCGAGGCTCTCAACCTTCAAAAAGCCCCCGTAGTTTCTCTCGTTGATGTAGTTCAGGGCCTTCGCGTCCTTCCTTGCCCTCGCTATGAGCGTGAACATGGAAGGGGTTAAAAGCGGAAATTTAAAAGTCTTGTCGCCGATGAGGAAAACTCCCTGCCCTGAGTCGTGATGAGACCGGCTTTCCCGAGGCTAGACAAGGGACAGTAGGAACCTCTTGTAGGCCTCTTTTACCCTTTTCATCGAGGAGACGCTCACCCATTCGTCGCTGGCGTGCCAGTTGCCCCCAATTGGACCGAAAACGAAGGTCGGTTTTCCAAGGTATGTGGCAAAATAGTTGAAGTCCCCAACGCTCCTGCCATAGGTCACCTGCGGGTCTATGCCGGCTGAAGCCATGGCGCGCTTGAAGAGTTTAACTTCGTGGAGGTTTTCCCTGATGACGTAGGGGAGCATGTCCGGTGTCGGTCTTGGGAACTTCCCTATTTCCAGTTCCGCTTTGATGTTGAGCCTTTCCGAGAGTTTCCTTAGCTCAGCCTCTACCCTCTCCCAGTCCTCGCCGAGGGCTATATGCCTGTCCACGATGGCCTCGGCATAATCCGGAACGCTCAGACCGTCGGCCTCTCCCCGGATTGACAGCGCACAGTAGGAGCCCTTCCCAAGCTTGATGTGGCTCTTAGTTTTAATTCGGTAAAGGTTCCCTACAATCCTTGATAGTTCCTCAACCGCGTTGATTCCGAGTTCCGGCCGGGCCGCGTGGGCCTTCTTTCCCCTGGTGGTTAGCCTTACAACGAAGCGACCCCTCGCGCCGAGCATGAGCCTCTCGTTCGTTGGTTCAGCAACCAGAACGATATCGGAATCCTCTAGCTTTCCGCTCTTAATTAGCTCCCATGTTCCCCTGGAATAGCCCTCTTCGTCGCTAACCGCGGTAAATATCAGGTTGGGCCTTTCACGCTTGGAAAGCTCCCCCATCTCAATGAACAGGCTCATCAGAACGGCAAGACCGGCCTTCATGTCGGCGCTACCGAGGCCATAGAAACTGTCTCCCTCTAGTTCGCCTTTAGGATTC includes:
- a CDS encoding S16 family serine protease, whose amino-acid sequence is MRRGIVLILAVLLLLPLVNPVMAQCPSEGHTVVIRAPAVAKTSTGELTGVVTEFVITVVPGHGHVYIETWPLAQVDMQASARLAAQVAGRVLGVNMSHYDVFIQVRANTSIIGGPSAGGTMTVGIIAALEGWKINPKVMMTGMINPDGSIGPVGGILEKAAAAHQAGVKLFLIPEGQRIQYVQETQKKEIGGVLEINTETKPVDVVKYAEERWGLKVVEVKDIYQAVYYFTGHRLPRPEPPKNVQIDTSFLKNDAVSDYKNTTDYYQMVLRELKGSNVGYDTYVTLLTALNNAGQLLNQSKDYISRGMYYTALSKDFQARIIIRHVDWYLRINTPQDVEKLLKNTSETIKEAESYVENQSIRGITMLQAIAAAEERVEDAKSALDSAWKYYYSGDYWDSVGEAAYAYERAKTAIFWAELGKYFARGEPIKKDLIKVTARDYIDESDLIVAYIESMYGNVLGNSLTDTIEKAQQYYDDGKYSAALFTAMQARVQGEVFLDTLAITNWTVLMDKLNMVKEDAKTAIGIAEENNITPILAIAYYEFAQSFEELAKKNQSIDNLETAMTFYMYAKETANLFLSTPLSPVPKVPTGNTVPEISVPSATKTTTPTPVKTAGGADYGLVGLFVVIAFVVGLAVGRKV
- a CDS encoding M20/M25/M40 family metallo-hydrolase, giving the protein MDEFELLKDLVAIGSPFGKEHEISRFIASILEGYGFKVETLPIEGFGDDVIAYLPGRGYTVVLNGHMDTVNLSLGWTRNPKGELEGDSFYGLGSADMKAGLAVLMSLFIEMGELSKRERPNLIFTAVSDEEGYSRGTWELIKSGKLEDSDIVLVAEPTNERLMLGARGRFVVRLTTRGKKAHAARPELGINAVEELSRIVGNLYRIKTKSHIKLGKGSYCALSIRGEADGLSVPDYAEAIVDRHIALGEDWERVEAELRKLSERLNIKAELEIGKFPRPTPDMLPYVIRENLHEVKLFKRAMASAGIDPQVTYGRSVGDFNYFATYLGKPTFVFGPIGGNWHASDEWVSVSSMKRVKEAYKRFLLSLV
- a CDS encoding phosphoadenosine phosphosulfate reductase family protein, yielding MFTLIARARKDAKALNYINERNYGGFLKVESLGGGRKKEEVLENLERAIREPYIPVLLLGEKEKELMEELLPVLRDSAKPFYARLLRTKRVRNMRVDELYSHIEEIKARFRLGIEWNDAYALNPENPFGIELNPDYDIYLAIGDGFRRSMRSILGVELGENSLVLRKTMNQEVYFSGPNKVAEVSKKLGFPTEVLWRCPCVEDVSLDSLIELNRSYIEAFANASRAFLETFQDYDVIVPWSGGKDSTATLIIAKETFSKVTAVYVRMEYEMPETDEYVEGLAKRLGVDLIRVDVPMPIEKYGMPTHKNRWCTKKKVEALYSVVSEFERPVLLVGDRDGESARRRLKPPVVERKTGFGKILEVMPVKFWSGFMTQLFILMRGFELHPLYYEGFYRLGCTICPSLAEWEVELLKKRGVKASPG